Proteins encoded within one genomic window of Chelatococcus sp. HY11:
- a CDS encoding FAD-dependent oxidoreductase, which yields MTKQTVTANRDLRENRPLWADTSRISVITRQTPRERFYDVVIVGAGISGALMANALADGRRSILVVDRRGPVKGSSMASTAMIQHEIDVPLFKLAQTIGGPRAARVWQRSAQAVEGLKALVQGLRIPCQFEARQTLYLAGEAYGARALKEESKARAQAGLEARFLDADELEQQFGIDRPAAIVSKMSASANPAQMTAGLLRDARRHGCEIVAGLEITDLHAGEPVVLATSSGQLLLASHVVFCTGYEFLKPLANRQHRIISTWAIASKPGLKLPPWLSEALVWEGADPYVYFRTTPDGRLIAGGEDEDSSEAYLSEAKLKTKGRTIAEKVGDLLHCAIGSPDYVWSAGFGSTPTGLPMMGEVPGLKNVYAVMGYGGNGFTFSKIGAEIIAAMIGKKRDPDAELFSFR from the coding sequence GTGACAAAACAGACGGTTACAGCCAACCGTGATCTCCGCGAGAACCGCCCGTTATGGGCAGATACATCGCGCATTTCGGTGATAACGCGCCAAACTCCGCGCGAGCGCTTCTACGACGTGGTCATTGTCGGCGCCGGCATCAGCGGCGCGCTCATGGCCAATGCTCTTGCCGACGGGAGGCGTTCCATCCTGGTGGTCGACCGGCGTGGGCCCGTCAAGGGGTCCAGTATGGCCAGCACGGCGATGATCCAGCATGAAATCGACGTGCCGCTGTTCAAGCTCGCGCAAACCATTGGCGGGCCACGGGCCGCGCGCGTATGGCAACGGTCGGCCCAGGCCGTCGAAGGATTGAAGGCGCTGGTGCAAGGCCTCCGCATCCCCTGTCAGTTCGAGGCGAGACAGACGCTTTACCTCGCCGGCGAGGCCTATGGCGCCCGCGCGCTCAAAGAGGAAAGCAAGGCGCGGGCTCAGGCTGGCCTTGAAGCGCGCTTTCTCGACGCAGATGAGCTCGAGCAGCAATTCGGTATCGATCGCCCCGCCGCCATCGTCAGCAAGATGTCGGCATCGGCCAACCCCGCGCAGATGACCGCCGGCCTCCTGCGAGACGCGCGCAGGCACGGCTGTGAGATCGTCGCCGGCCTGGAGATCACGGATCTCCACGCGGGCGAACCTGTCGTGCTCGCCACATCGAGCGGCCAGCTTCTCCTGGCGAGCCATGTGGTCTTCTGCACCGGATACGAATTCCTGAAGCCGCTGGCCAACAGACAGCATCGCATCATCTCGACCTGGGCCATCGCCAGCAAACCCGGGCTGAAATTACCTCCGTGGCTCTCGGAAGCACTGGTTTGGGAGGGGGCGGATCCGTATGTCTATTTTCGCACGACCCCGGATGGGCGATTGATCGCCGGCGGCGAGGATGAGGACAGTTCCGAGGCCTATCTGTCGGAAGCCAAGCTGAAAACCAAGGGCCGCACAATCGCCGAGAAGGTCGGCGACCTGCTGCATTGTGCGATCGGCTCGCCCGACTATGTCTGGTCAGCGGGCTTCGGAAGCACACCGACCGGCCTGCCGATGATGGGCGAAGTGCCCGGCTTGAAGAACGTCTATGCCGTCATGGGCTATGGCGGCAACGGCTTTACTTTCAGCAAGATCGGCGCCGAAATCATCGCGGCCATGATCGGGAAGAAACGGGATCCTGACGCCGAGCTGTTCAGTTTCCGTTGA
- a CDS encoding PfkB family carbohydrate kinase, translating to MAAKRIVTLGNAFLDTIVYLPRLPTEPCKFRANNVLRTGGGIAATAAYATARLGADTQYWGRLGQDAAGDDILARLRVAGVHTDHVRRVEGGVSPIGTVLVSPNGERMAFGFIGRDLGDDADWLPLDGLEGVDAVMADYSWWQGAAAVFQEARKRGITTVLDADVGDMDAVKRLLPLPDHIVFSAACLERLTDTTDIALGLRRAAPLCRGIISVTIGEKGFWWLDGDTPRHVPTFDVTAVDTNGAGDIFHGAYALGLAEGLDVEGAARLASATAALKCARGSGWESIPDRAAVDALLMKGVS from the coding sequence ATGGCAGCAAAACGTATCGTCACTCTTGGAAACGCCTTCCTCGATACGATCGTCTATTTGCCGCGCCTCCCGACCGAACCCTGTAAATTTCGCGCCAATAACGTGCTGCGCACGGGCGGGGGTATCGCCGCGACTGCGGCTTACGCGACAGCCCGGCTTGGCGCCGATACCCAATACTGGGGGCGTCTTGGTCAGGATGCTGCTGGCGACGATATTCTGGCGCGTCTGCGCGTCGCGGGCGTGCATACGGATCACGTTCGCCGGGTGGAAGGCGGCGTGAGCCCCATCGGTACAGTGCTCGTATCGCCCAACGGAGAGCGCATGGCCTTCGGCTTCATCGGTCGGGACCTCGGCGATGATGCCGATTGGCTTCCGCTCGACGGCCTGGAGGGCGTCGATGCCGTGATGGCGGACTACAGTTGGTGGCAAGGTGCCGCGGCGGTCTTTCAGGAGGCGCGCAAGCGCGGCATCACCACCGTGCTTGATGCCGATGTCGGCGACATGGACGCGGTCAAGCGTCTGCTCCCGCTCCCGGATCACATCGTCTTCTCGGCCGCATGTCTCGAGCGCCTCACGGATACGACAGATATCGCCCTCGGACTTCGCCGCGCCGCACCACTTTGCCGTGGCATCATCTCGGTCACGATCGGTGAGAAGGGTTTCTGGTGGCTGGACGGCGATACGCCGCGTCACGTTCCGACCTTTGATGTGACGGCGGTGGATACGAACGGGGCCGGGGATATCTTCCACGGCGCCTATGCACTTGGCCTCGCCGAGGGACTGGATGTCGAGGGTGCCGCGCGTCTGGCCAGCGCCACAGCGGCGCTGAAATGCGCACGCGGCAGCGGCTGGGAGAGCATCCCGGATCGTGCGGCGGTCGATGCCTTACTCATGAAAGGTGTGTCATGA
- a CDS encoding LysR family transcriptional regulator, producing the protein MSIRRVDLNLFRVFEAVLQTRSVSTAAKELGVTASAVSHALGRLRQAVGDELFMYGENGMEPTPRALAIAPVILDGLERFEEAIKTKPFEPSNTARTFRVSATDFGTAIILTPLIERLARTAPQLELRIFPYSRMDVIRHLDEGRLDLVIGWFSEMPDHMRRTSLLVDREAVVARRGHPLVGQSIDRDLLFSYPFVVVELSGSGERAAEGFIDERGVWRRVWIDRLLIETTDEDAVAHVAVSLPHYAAVPGILSATDMIATLPERMARRLVDAGTHEILELPYKPLEAAAEVIWHQRGDRDEGLQWLIGELADVMSTH; encoded by the coding sequence ATGTCCATCCGTAGAGTTGACCTGAATCTGTTCAGGGTGTTCGAGGCGGTCTTGCAGACAAGAAGCGTCAGCACCGCCGCCAAGGAACTGGGCGTCACAGCGTCTGCGGTCAGCCATGCACTTGGCCGTTTGCGACAGGCCGTCGGTGACGAACTGTTCATGTATGGCGAGAACGGGATGGAACCGACACCCCGCGCGCTCGCGATCGCGCCGGTAATCCTCGATGGGTTGGAGCGCTTCGAGGAGGCCATCAAGACCAAGCCGTTCGAGCCCTCCAATACGGCGCGCACGTTCCGGGTGTCCGCGACGGACTTCGGGACTGCCATCATTCTGACCCCTCTCATCGAGCGGCTTGCCAGGACAGCACCGCAACTGGAGCTGCGTATCTTCCCCTATAGCCGGATGGACGTGATCCGGCATCTCGATGAAGGCCGCCTCGACCTTGTCATCGGTTGGTTCAGCGAGATGCCGGACCACATGCGGCGGACCAGCCTGCTGGTCGATCGGGAAGCGGTCGTGGCGCGTCGGGGACATCCCCTTGTCGGGCAATCTATCGATCGTGACCTGCTGTTCTCCTATCCCTTCGTCGTCGTGGAGCTCAGCGGGAGTGGCGAGCGGGCGGCAGAGGGGTTCATCGACGAGCGCGGGGTCTGGCGCCGTGTCTGGATCGACCGACTGCTCATTGAGACCACGGACGAAGATGCGGTCGCGCATGTGGCAGTCTCTCTGCCGCACTACGCCGCTGTTCCGGGAATTCTTTCGGCGACGGACATGATCGCAACACTTCCCGAGCGCATGGCGCGCAGGCTTGTGGACGCCGGCACCCATGAAATCCTGGAGCTGCCCTACAAGCCCCTCGAGGCTGCGGCCGAGGTTATTTGGCACCAACGAGGCGATCGTGACGAGGGGCTACAGTGGCTGATTGGCGAGCTGGCCGACGTGATGAGCACGCATTGA
- a CDS encoding tripartite tricarboxylate transporter substrate binding protein — MKLTAGVIVVAFLGSTTAPLAQDKFPAKPITVVIPAGPGSSTDTNARLVLNKIEKQGSLGQPAVVVNQTSAPIAATRVKDARPDGHELLVYHLGLMGTQAVGKIGFGAEAFKPIAQTGSTAFLIVAAEKGPYPDLKSLVEAAKAAPSKITEANSIGGASHIATLALAQSAGYTPRVVHVGDGPSRLQSVLGGHSAYTVVSPPEYKGFAGTGIKALAVLGSQRSPDWPDVPSTAELGYPVDVSVDVWWLAPSDTPPAVVETLASAVEKAMGDAELQEAFKKQGINPVFLRGAPLADKLSNITALVKPMGAALGGQ; from the coding sequence ATGAAGTTGACGGCAGGTGTTATTGTTGTGGCTTTTCTTGGATCGACAACAGCGCCACTCGCACAGGACAAGTTTCCTGCAAAGCCTATCACGGTCGTCATTCCCGCCGGCCCCGGCTCATCGACCGACACCAATGCACGACTTGTTCTCAACAAGATCGAAAAGCAGGGGTCGTTGGGCCAGCCTGCGGTCGTGGTCAACCAGACCAGCGCCCCGATTGCGGCCACGCGCGTCAAGGATGCGCGCCCGGATGGTCACGAACTGCTCGTCTATCATCTTGGTCTGATGGGGACCCAGGCCGTGGGCAAGATCGGCTTTGGCGCGGAAGCCTTCAAGCCCATCGCGCAGACCGGCAGCACCGCCTTCCTCATCGTCGCCGCGGAAAAGGGCCCCTATCCCGATCTGAAGTCGCTCGTGGAAGCTGCGAAGGCTGCGCCCTCGAAGATCACCGAGGCGAACAGCATCGGCGGCGCCAGTCACATCGCGACACTGGCGCTTGCGCAATCGGCCGGGTACACGCCCCGTGTCGTCCATGTGGGCGACGGTCCCTCGCGCCTGCAGTCCGTCCTCGGCGGTCACTCCGCCTATACGGTCGTCTCGCCTCCAGAATACAAGGGTTTCGCGGGCACGGGCATCAAGGCGCTGGCCGTGCTGGGATCTCAGCGCAGCCCGGATTGGCCCGACGTCCCATCGACCGCCGAACTGGGATACCCCGTCGACGTCTCTGTCGATGTCTGGTGGCTTGCGCCGTCTGATACGCCCCCCGCCGTCGTGGAGACGCTCGCGAGTGCGGTCGAAAAGGCGATGGGCGACGCCGAGCTCCAGGAGGCCTTCAAGAAACAGGGCATCAATCCCGTGTTTCTCCGCGGCGCGCCACTCGCCGACAAGCTGTCGAATATTACAGCGCTTGTGAAGCCGATGGGCGCGGCGCTCGGCGGACAATAG
- a CDS encoding helix-turn-helix domain-containing protein, with protein MAKAAAGHATRAMSRDIYPRDRKKARRFSAPMNRTQKPEAAGVESDAPVRPTEFTTAGLPLPTQFSAFRGAYRGVFDMHLERVSAGGFPVRQDVWNLGRVILVSAHLPGPQHVFGLCHSRSTTLDHWYALVKCGDASPEAPAEPIHLSFHCLADPFQTEIGASRLLVAFIPRDIFPFGFDFEAIRDRPLDSGAGLLLMDFLVILNRRLPRLRLSELAGLPSAVRGLLALHGTSPPAHQGAARNAIDVRLLERAKRLIDRKIEAPDLSPGSLAEELFVSRSRLYRAFEAFGGVSVYIRRQRLLRTREALADASDTRSILRIAEQWGFADASVFSRAFRSEFGVSPSAVRRAGWMGGDHQRERNAIVERSQEASLEQLLRQLRS; from the coding sequence TTGGCGAAGGCCGCGGCTGGGCATGCCACGCGCGCCATGAGCCGAGACATTTACCCACGAGATCGAAAGAAGGCACGTCGCTTTTCCGCGCCCATGAACAGAACGCAAAAGCCTGAAGCAGCGGGCGTGGAGTCCGATGCCCCCGTGAGACCAACGGAATTCACCACAGCTGGTCTTCCTCTCCCAACGCAGTTCAGCGCTTTCAGAGGAGCCTATCGTGGGGTGTTCGATATGCATTTGGAGCGTGTCAGTGCCGGAGGCTTCCCGGTGCGGCAAGACGTGTGGAATCTCGGCAGAGTAATTCTCGTCAGCGCGCATTTACCTGGCCCCCAACATGTATTCGGCTTGTGTCATAGCAGAAGCACGACGCTCGACCACTGGTATGCGCTCGTCAAATGCGGTGACGCCAGCCCGGAAGCCCCCGCAGAGCCAATTCACTTGAGCTTCCACTGTCTCGCCGACCCCTTTCAAACCGAAATTGGGGCAAGCCGCCTATTGGTTGCGTTCATACCGCGGGACATCTTCCCTTTTGGCTTCGATTTCGAGGCAATTCGTGATCGTCCGCTTGACAGTGGCGCGGGTCTCCTGCTGATGGATTTTCTGGTCATCCTCAATCGCCGACTACCTCGATTACGCCTCTCCGAGCTTGCGGGCCTGCCAAGCGCGGTGCGCGGACTGCTCGCACTGCATGGCACGTCTCCGCCCGCGCACCAAGGTGCTGCGCGTAATGCGATCGACGTGAGATTGCTTGAACGCGCTAAGCGACTGATCGACCGGAAGATCGAGGCACCTGACCTTTCGCCCGGCTCCCTGGCTGAGGAGCTTTTCGTCTCCCGATCGCGTCTCTACCGCGCCTTTGAGGCGTTTGGCGGTGTGTCGGTCTATATCAGGCGCCAACGGTTGCTTCGCACGCGCGAGGCTCTCGCTGACGCGTCCGACACGCGCTCTATCCTTCGCATCGCGGAACAATGGGGCTTCGCCGATGCCTCCGTCTTCAGCCGGGCCTTCCGGAGCGAGTTCGGCGTGTCCCCCAGCGCGGTCCGCAGGGCGGGGTGGATGGGCGGCGACCATCAGCGTGAGAGGAACGCCATCGTCGAGCGATCTCAAGAGGCAAGCCTCGAGCAACTGTTGCGCCAACTCCGCTCGTGA
- a CDS encoding DUF1398 family protein yields the protein MNDEQKMIAQACLEGAETNTMTFPQIVGKLMDAGFESYAVDFRRATATYYLPDGASVELPTHRIGLPIAEAFDTGLVRKAISEAQRLVPGYTYKGFCNKAVAAGCVGYIVSFIGRRALYVGRTAETHVEHFPD from the coding sequence ATGAATGACGAACAGAAGATGATCGCCCAGGCCTGCCTGGAGGGCGCGGAGACGAACACGATGACCTTTCCGCAAATTGTCGGAAAGTTGATGGACGCTGGATTCGAGAGCTATGCTGTCGATTTTCGGCGGGCAACTGCGACTTACTACCTTCCCGATGGCGCATCGGTCGAGTTGCCGACCCATCGGATCGGCCTCCCGATCGCGGAGGCATTTGACACCGGCCTCGTGCGGAAAGCCATAAGCGAAGCCCAGCGTCTCGTCCCTGGCTATACCTATAAGGGCTTCTGCAATAAGGCCGTTGCCGCGGGCTGTGTCGGCTATATCGTCTCGTTCATTGGGCGCCGGGCGCTCTATGTCGGCCGTACGGCGGAAACCCATGTCGAGCATTTTCCGGACTAG
- a CDS encoding MarR family transcriptional regulator: MPASPSVSDLTSHLGYWLRMVSNHVSHAFAVKLAGEDVTVAEWSFMRALYGREPTPPSRLAEAMGMTKGAITKLADRLIAKSLVTRAANANDGRAQTLVLTVRGAALVPKLAALADGNDAEFFECLTGAERALLERLLMRMVEHHRLGATPVE, from the coding sequence ATGCCGGCAAGCCCATCTGTTTCGGATCTCACATCCCATCTCGGCTATTGGCTGCGCATGGTCTCCAATCACGTTTCTCACGCTTTCGCGGTCAAGCTCGCCGGCGAGGATGTCACTGTCGCTGAATGGAGCTTCATGCGCGCTCTCTACGGCCGGGAGCCCACGCCGCCAAGCCGCCTCGCGGAGGCTATGGGCATGACGAAGGGGGCCATCACGAAGCTCGCCGACAGGCTCATTGCCAAGTCGCTTGTCACGCGCGCGGCGAACGCAAACGACGGCCGCGCGCAAACGCTCGTCCTGACGGTGCGGGGTGCCGCTCTCGTTCCGAAGCTGGCAGCCCTTGCTGATGGCAACGACGCGGAATTCTTCGAATGTCTGACCGGTGCCGAGCGGGCGCTTCTGGAGCGCCTCCTGATGCGCATGGTCGAACACCACCGGCTCGGCGCGACGCCTGTCGAATAG